The genomic region tgccaaaacagccctgacccgtcctgcactgtgtattctgacccctttctatcagaaccagcattaacttcttgagcagtttgatcaacagtagctcgtctgttggatcggatcacacgggccagccttctctccccacgtgcatcaatgagcctcggccgcccatgaccctgtcaccggttcaccactgttccttccttgagccacttttgatagatactgaccactgcagaccgggaacaccccacaagagctgcagttttggagatgctctgatccagtggtctagccatcacaatttggcccttttggtcaaactcgctcaaatccttacacttgtccatttttcctgcttcaacatcaactttgaggacaaaatgttgacttgctgcctaatatatcccacccactaacaggtgccatgatgaggagatactcagtcttattcacttcaccttgcAGTGCTCACTACtctgttatggctgatcggtgtgtgtatcTAAGAACACATTAACGTAACATAGGAATGAATCTGATATAAGTCAGGAAAAGGAGCCAGGGTACAGGGAAAAGTATCTAATCGGTGTAGAGCTGAATCTGATTTTTAACTTGTTATTCATATAAAATTTCCACTGAGACTCTAAATGATATTCAAGATGTGCATATGTTACTAATACTACAGGGAAGTTGGTGATTTCATCAACATCATAAAATGAGTGACTAATTCACCTTTGTTACCAAACAGGTCAAGAATGCAGAATTACTACAAACACAGCAACAGCATAACACCACCATCTAACCATTTGGACAGCTGGGACAAATTACAAGCTGCTTGAACACAAACCAGGGCCTGAGCAGCCTCACATGGGTCGCCTGGGCAATGGGTCCTGATGCTGAAAGACCTGAAACAGGCAACAGAACCAGAACAAAACCATGTGCATCGTGAGATCTATTATAAAACCATAATCATGCTGCTTCCTGACCGGCGCTGTGACTTTGTCGACCTGATCAAATAATCCATTATAAGGAGATCATTTCTCACACCTGCATGgcattagggtcacagggatctgctggagtctatcccagcacacattgggcaaaaggcagggtacaccctggacaggtcaccagtccatcacaaggccacacatatagatagacaaccacacccacccacctatgggcaatttagaattacaaaTCAactggactgtgggaggaaaccagagtaaacccacacaggcacagggagaacgtgcaaactccacacagaaaggcccctgcctgtttgaacccaggatcttcttgctgtgaggcaccagtgctgaccactaagctaccttGCTGCCCACTGGGAAAttaccatttaaaaaaacaacaacttgtGGGTGACATACAGTATTAATCAGCTCAGTAGCGGAGGAGAATGACTAAGCTGGTGCAGAAATATTACAGTTTTGAAAATGGATTCAGATAGCCTAAAgcctggtctctctctctctctttttttattgttgccGATATTGAAATTTGAGTCACAACTACTAACAAAGACAACAAAGCGGAGGCTAATGCCACCTGAGGGAGCAAGGAACAGAAAGAGAATGGGATGACAGTGGGTATCAGGAGGATATCAAATATCAAAACATCTAATATATACAAAGGAAATGATTAGGGCAAAAGAAATCATGATACGATGAGCAGCTTTTAAGTTTTAAACTGGGTTCAGAgtaaagaaaaatatcagcagGTTTAGTCATTAGTTTCTGGGAAAATGACAGAAGTAGCAACTTCTGAAGGGTTTGGCAATGGAAAAAGTGACCTGTTACTAATACAGAAGAGATATCTCTGCCGTTTCTGTGAATCATCTGAGACACCAAACTGAAACTGTTACTGACCATCTGTCAGATATTTCTATAGAAGCTGTACAATTAAAACACAATGTATTCGCCTGACCTGCACAAATACGGTGAAGAGAAACAAAATTCAATTAATCTCCTTTATTagcatattattttaattagacCCCACCAGAAAGATTACGGTTATTGGAAACCATACAGACTTTCCGTCTTTGTTTATTTGGCCTGAAACATTATGTGAAAGCAATAATAAAGCTCAAATACAGTGGTCATTTTGGATAGGGATCgagtatctcacacacacacacacacacacaccacaggagTAGAAGGGAgggacccacacacacacacacacacacgagtgtgtagtgaaaaatgaattgaatCACGTGCTTTTACTTCATCCCGGTAGGAGCGCGTGCAGTCGTTTGAATTCAGCCCGTGGCGCGAGGGATCTCAATTCAGGgattagaaagagagaggatgGAAATATGCGATTttaggaggggaaaaaaacaacctggTGGTCTAAATGACTGGTTTTGACTGTCATGATAATCTTGGAGAACTTTTGGAGAGATGTATCACAGCCACGGGAGTGCAGGTTTCACTTACGGACTTTATACTGACATGGCAGCTCGACTGGACCTGAACACCACCACCCACATGCACAAGGTTCGTTACACtaactgaataaatgtaaatggaaaggggggaaaaaacccaacAGGTCCTTGAGTAATAGCATGATATAGTGAAGGGAAAAAGGTACAATGTTCagcaaatattataataaatgcgCAATTATAACCATTATAAGCAGTTCGTTAATCATGTATAAAGCAGTATATTTATAATCCTCATTTATAACCCTACCTCTTAACCTACTGTTTTCTTCCTCCTTTATtagaagtatttatttatttttcttccctcACAAATATATTTTGCAGAAAATCACAGATCTGGTCACATCCAGCTCCACTGCTGACTCGGTCACCTCCAGGCCAGATGATGAGTGGCTTCTCGAGTCTTCTGTAGTCTCAGAGTCTCTCGTCTCAGAAACAGAATGCACCTGGGACACCATGGCCTCATTTCTGCCCTCTTCACTGCCAAACTGTCCATGTCTCCTATCACAGTGTTTTGGTCCAGAGCTGCTCCTTTCTGGGACACGAGATAGATCTCAGGATCCAGAGAGAGAACCCAGCAGTCAGCGTGTAAGTTGTAGATTCATTTTGTAGATAGAAATGTTCCTTTGTGTGCTTGTTGATCCTACACAGTAGAAGCAGGGACGAGAAGCAGGGCTTTTTTTAATTTGACTCATCCAGTTATGGTCAAAGAGGGCCGTGTGATTCACACCTTAGTCACATAGGATCTCATGGGGTGAGTCAGTGTGTTAATATTCGCGCGGGATTCAGAAAGAGTACACTAAGACCAGATTGTAAATCTGGCCGTTGGTGAGTAAGTGCAGTAGTATTTGGGGAAATCgtgtgtttttctgtgcagCCACAAGATGGCAGTGTCATCACTCACTTCGTTCTGCCACACTGCTTATGTAAATGTGGGAGAAGGTTTGTTTGGGAGAATTACATCATGAACTTTTatcatcttctttttttaaaatagagtTCTTCCATACAATGAACTGTTATTTATGCCACTGAATCACTTCTAGACGTCCGtcgaggagtgtgagaggaggcGAGCCCGCAGGGAAAGGAACAGAATAGCGGCAGCTAGATGTCGGGATCGTCGACGCATGCTTACGGACACGTTACAAAACGTGAGTCTCATGGACGGTGTTTATTCCCTGCCTTGCAACTAATAGTAAAGTGTTACCCACCAACCATTTGTCCATCCAGACTCTAGATGTACCATAATGTTCATTTCTGTCATGAGATGTGACACCGCATTCTCTGTGTACTGCTAAACTCTTCTTCTGTTTGACTTTTTAGGAGACTGAGCAGTTGGAGCGTGTGAAGGCTCAACTGGAGGCAGAGATTGCTgggctggagagagagaaagaaaggctgGAGTTAGTTCTAGAGGCTCATAAGCCTGCCTGTAAGATGGATGGCTCTAATCCCGAATAGCCCTCGACCCTTCAGAACTGAGTCTGCAGGTTCAGATCAGTCCTGACAGCTGACATTTTTAAGAAAGCTGGAAGGGGAATCATGTTACCATGTTAAACACAAGTAACATTATATTTTGCATGTTGTTTACAAATAGTACTGAATAGTACGATTTAAGTAGAAGTTTACTTTTGAAGAAATCCTATTTTTCAGTCTAAAAGGTTTAGAAAAGTTAAATCATCAAAATATTAGCCACCTCAGTGAATATGAACTTGTATTATTGGGCCAGCATGGGCCTGACTTAGAACAGCCCATAAAGAGATATATGTCTATTTTTAGTGTTCTTAATGTTTTTCGTAGACTACACATTTACCTGTGTCCATtttttacatctacactatattgccaaaagttttgggacgtctgcctttacatgcacatgaatgtaatatggagttgccccgccctttacagctataacagcttcaactcttctgggaaggctttccataaggtttaggagtgtgtttaagggaatttttgaccattcctctagaagcacatttgtgaggtcagacactgatgttggacgagaaggtctggctcacagtctccgctctaattcatcccaaaggtgttctatggggttgaggtcaggactctgtgcaggccagtcaagttcctccacagcaaactcactcatccatgtctttatggaccttgctttggtcactggtgtgcagtcatgttggaacaggaaggggtcatccccaaactgttcccacaaagagcatgaaattgtccaaaatgtcttggtatgaagctgaagcattaagagttcctttcactggaactaaggggccgaacccaacccctgaaaaacaacacctgaattcaatgatttggaggggtgtcccaaaacttttggcagtatattGCATTCATCTATTAAAACTCTTTTACTCCAGCCATAAACCTTTACAAAAAATGCTTAATTTCAATGGTTTTGTGCTCACTGGGACCAAATTGTAGGCCCTCTGTCTTGCCTAGTGctggaaaaataaaacctttacaGATGCATAATCACAATAAAGAATACCTTCTACAAATTGTGGAACATAACCCAGATGTGGCCAGTAAAGTCTGTCGATGAAACACAATAAAGATACTTAGTTGATGCATTAGGTTGTGACTGAATTATTTCCctaaatccattgtttaaattaacaccattgttttgttttctatagATGATGTAATTATTCTTTTATCAGAAAATTCCcctataaatatgtaaattggAAATCCCCCTTTGCTGAAGCATGTTTGAGCAATTGGAGCAGGAAATATCACAGCCATATAATATCTTCAGGACTTTATCCTCTACAAGGTCTGGagacaggaatacaccctggatgggatagTAGACCattgcagagctccatacacacacttagGGACATTTAAACATGGACAGTTCACTtatctgcatgtttttttgcAAGATGGGAAGAAACTGGGGCTCTTGAAGGAAGCTTATAAGGTATAATATGACATATAAAGTCAAAACCTTATATATTTGCACCCTATGCAaatattttcaatattaatTGGCAGTGTAAGCTTACAGTTTGTTAATTGATTGATGACGGTTTTTAAACCTCGGTCAGTCTGCACATCGGCCAGGACTTAGTAAGGTGTTGGAATGGACTAATTAAGAGCTATCACATCTTTCATAATGTATTTAATAGCAACGTGATCATATATTATTTTCTTAACTAAATCAGAGAGTGACAGCCTTTATGATGTGGTCACACTCATTGATCTGGCCTAGGCATGAGAATCGTGCTCCCACGCATTGATAAGTCATAAGTATGCACTGTTTTTATTAAgcagagatacactatattgccaaaagtattcgctcacttgccttgactctcatatgaacttaagtgacatcccattcctaatccatagggttcaatatgacgtcggtccaccctttgcagctataacagcttcaactcttctgggaaggctgtccacaaggtttaggagtgtgtttatgggaatttttgaccattcttccagaagcgcatttgtgaggtctttatggtctttatggaccttgctttggtcactggtgcacagtcatgttggaagaggaaggggccagctccaaactgttcccacaaagttgggagcatggaatcgtccaaaatgtcttggtatgctgaagcattcagagttcctttcactggaactaaggggccaagcccagctcctgaaaaacaaccccacaccataatcccccctccaccaaactttacacttggcacaatgcagtcagacaagtaccgttctcctggcaaccgccaaacccagactcgtccatcagattgccagatggagaagcgcgattcgtcactccagagaacgcgtctcctctgctctagagtccagtggcggcgtgctttacaccactgcatccgacgctttgcattgcacttggtgatgtatggcttggatgcagctgctcggccatggaaacccattccatgaagctctctgcgcactgttcttgagctaatctgaaggccacatgaagtttggaggtctgtagcgattgactctgcagaaagttggcgacctcttcgcactatgcgcctcagcatccgctgaccccgctccgtcagtttacgtggcctaccacttcgtggctgagttgctgtcgttcccaaacacttccacgttcttataatacagctgacaggtgactgtggaatatttaggagcgaggaaatttcacgactggatttgttgcacaggtggcatcctatcacagttccacgctggaattcactgagctcctgagagcgacccattctttcacaaatgtttgtaaaaacagtctgcatgcctaggtgcttgattttatacacctgtggccatggaagtgattggaacacctgattctgattatttggatgggtgagcgaatacttttggcaatatagtgtatgtcaccAAGTACCACTGAACTTTCAGAAGTTTATACTGAATGTTTCGGAGGGGTCACAAACTCATTATTAAATGCTACAAAGGAAGGATATTCTACATGCTGAACCTGTTAATCGGTTGCCTGTCATGTCAGCAGTAGGTGGCAGCAATTCTATTCTCCAAGCTTGTACATAATCTTCTGGACAAATGGTTAACGAAGTAACCGAATGCGTCTTGTTGCTGCCCGAATATACCAAGCGTCTGGTGtgcactgcgcatgcgcgggtCTTCACGTCAACAAGCAGCAGACGCGGATCTGGTAGTGACATGAGAAACCAAAGACCACCAGGTGAGTTATCCTGTAcgtgtatttttatttacttttagcTTAGTTTTACTGGGATTTGTCTGTAAGACtatgtttttctctcatttccatgCCCACGTTTTTGTAAAGAGTAATATCCACAGGTTAATCACAGATGTGTCCTTTACAGCTGTGGctcttaaacttttttttttgtaatttcagTGGTGGAAAATCCcacttttataaaatgtattatattaatgACATCCTTATAGGCTAGTTATTAGCCTGTTTGGTTTGAAATAAAGttgtttaatataaaccttaATATCTGAACGAATTGGCTGATAAATAACAACAATTTGTGGAAGTGTCAGGAAGAGCTCTATAGCACGATTAGGGACGTGGTAGCTCAGAGGTCAAGGTGCtggatcagaaggtcagggttcatgCCTCTAAACTGCCAAGCTATCaacgttgggcccttgagcaaggcccttaacccgaCCTGCTCCAGGATTGCCACACCAtgtctgaccctgcgctctgaaaCCCTTTTATTtgtggcagtggtagctcaatcACTAAAGCTGTGGGTtattgatcagggttcaagccccagcaccgccaagctgccactgttgggcccttgagcaaggcccttaaccccacctgccTGCTGTaagggtgctgcatcatggctgaccctgtgctctgaccccaaccctccaaggatgggatatgcttCTTAACTTAACAAATAGCCGAACATCAGGATGTCTCAGTATGCACAGGGGAAGCACTTCTTAGCACTATGTTT from Hemibagrus wyckioides isolate EC202008001 linkage group LG18, SWU_Hwy_1.0, whole genome shotgun sequence harbors:
- the fosl1b gene encoding protein c-Fos, whose translation is MYHSHGSAGFTYGLYTDMAARLDLNTTTHMHKKITDLVTSSSTADSVTSRPDDEWLLESSVVSESLVSETECTWDTMASFLPSSLPNCPCLLSQCFGPELLLSGTRDRSQDPEREPSSQRTSVEECERRRARRERNRIAAARCRDRRRMLTDTLQNETEQLERVKAQLEAEIAGLEREKERLELVLEAHKPACKMDGSNPE